The following proteins are co-located in the Desulfomicrobium macestii genome:
- a CDS encoding FAD/NAD(P)-binding protein, which yields MNANPYLPDMATIVEVIQETHNIKTFRIVINNEERMKEFTFRPGQVGQLSVFGVGESTFVINSSPTRKDYLQFSVMRVGEVTTRLHQLQPGDQIGVRAPLGNSFPVEDLKGKNIVFVGGGIGMAPLRTLFTYMLDNRKDYGDITLLYGARSPADLTYKAELPEWTERKDVNTVLTIDNPSEGWEHKVGLIPNVLLEINPSPKNTVAITCGPPIMIKFTLQALKKLGFEDENILTTLEKRMKCGVGICGRCNIGTKYVCMDGPVFTYAQLKELPSEL from the coding sequence ATGAATGCCAATCCCTATCTCCCGGACATGGCCACCATTGTCGAAGTGATCCAGGAGACGCACAACATCAAGACCTTCCGCATCGTCATCAACAACGAAGAGCGCATGAAGGAGTTCACCTTCCGGCCCGGCCAGGTGGGGCAGCTCTCGGTCTTCGGCGTTGGCGAGTCGACCTTTGTCATCAACTCCTCCCCGACCCGCAAGGACTACCTGCAGTTCAGCGTCATGCGCGTGGGCGAGGTCACGACCCGTCTGCACCAGTTGCAGCCCGGCGACCAGATCGGCGTGCGCGCTCCTCTTGGCAACTCCTTCCCGGTGGAGGACCTGAAGGGCAAGAACATCGTCTTCGTGGGCGGCGGCATCGGCATGGCTCCCTTGCGGACCCTGTTCACATACATGCTCGACAACCGTAAAGACTACGGTGACATAACCCTGTTGTACGGTGCGCGCAGCCCCGCCGACCTGACCTACAAGGCAGAACTGCCGGAGTGGACGGAACGCAAGGATGTGAACACCGTGCTGACCATCGACAACCCGTCCGAGGGCTGGGAGCACAAGGTCGGCCTCATCCCCAACGTGCTGCTCGAGATCAACCCTTCGCCCAAGAACACGGTGGCCATCACCTGCGGCCCGCCCATCATGATCAAGTTCACCCTGCAGGCTCTCAAGAAACTGGGCTTCGAAGATGAGAACATCCTCACCACCCTGGAAAAACGCATGAAGTGCGGAGTGGGCATCTGCGGGCGCTGCAACATCGGCACGAAGTACGTGTGCATGGACGGACCCGTCTTCACCTATGCCCAGCTCAAAGAGCTGCCCTCGGAACTGTAG
- a CDS encoding 4Fe-4S dicluster domain-containing protein — translation MSQLDDLKNAIKSHLGELECVIGWEQGYDPLHATPLFIRTEADLDRLIIGPLAVHNLATYLPGFKGKKIGVVVKGCDSKSVIQLLNENLINRENVVVFGLCCDGVVSQRKIRAALPADPGFVESVEVGAQDLKISVAGQSATLKLSDVLADKCLVCATPDAIISDVLIGAAHTPAPAASLACQDEFEAKSDAEKLAFWQETMSRCIRCYACRNACPMCVCRDYCIATSRDPLWISQDNSPAENMMFQMVHVSHLAGRCTECGECERACPVDIPLMLLRRWMNKQVKDVFELQAGTALEQTPPLLTFKVEEERINERGW, via the coding sequence ATGTCCCAATTGGATGATCTCAAAAATGCCATCAAGAGCCACCTGGGCGAGCTTGAGTGCGTCATCGGCTGGGAGCAGGGCTATGATCCGCTCCATGCCACGCCGCTCTTCATCCGCACCGAGGCGGATCTGGATCGGCTCATCATAGGCCCCTTGGCCGTGCACAACCTGGCCACCTACCTGCCCGGGTTCAAGGGCAAGAAGATCGGTGTGGTGGTCAAGGGCTGCGACAGCAAGAGCGTGATCCAGCTCTTGAATGAAAACCTGATCAACCGCGAGAATGTCGTCGTTTTCGGCCTCTGCTGCGACGGCGTGGTCAGCCAGCGCAAGATCCGCGCGGCCCTGCCCGCCGATCCTGGATTCGTGGAGTCGGTGGAGGTTGGCGCGCAGGATCTCAAGATCTCCGTGGCCGGTCAGTCCGCGACCCTCAAACTCTCTGACGTGTTGGCCGACAAATGCCTGGTCTGCGCCACGCCCGACGCCATCATCTCCGATGTGCTGATCGGCGCCGCGCACACTCCGGCCCCGGCCGCGAGCCTGGCCTGCCAGGATGAGTTCGAAGCCAAGAGCGACGCCGAAAAGCTCGCCTTCTGGCAGGAGACCATGAGCCGCTGCATCCGCTGCTACGCCTGTCGCAACGCCTGTCCCATGTGCGTCTGCCGCGACTATTGCATCGCGACCAGCCGCGATCCCCTCTGGATCAGCCAGGACAATTCCCCGGCCGAGAACATGATGTTCCAGATGGTGCATGTCTCGCATCTGGCCGGACGCTGCACGGAATGCGGCGAATGCGAGCGGGCCTGTCCCGTGGACATTCCGCTCATGCTGCTGCGGCGCTGGATGAACAAGCAGGTCAAGGACGTGTTTGAACTGCAGGCAGGCACGGCTCTGGAACAGACCCCGCCTCTCTTGACCTTCAAGGTCGAGGAAGAGCGCATCAACGAGCGAGGCTGGTAA
- a CDS encoding hydrogenase iron-sulfur subunit, with the protein MPAQDVRELRIVGFLCNWCSYGGADTAGVSRFTQPTDLRVIRVPCSGRIDPLFIVRSLMNGADGVLVSGCHPRDCHYAEGNFYARRRLEMLKRFLPITGIDARRFEYTWVSASEGQRWQHVVTEFTRRIHELGPAPTFNPASEADWNTLAVQAGQGQTCPCHG; encoded by the coding sequence ATGCCCGCCCAAGATGTTCGCGAATTACGAATAGTCGGCTTTCTTTGTAACTGGTGCTCCTACGGCGGCGCGGACACGGCGGGTGTATCCCGATTCACTCAGCCCACGGATCTGCGCGTCATCCGCGTGCCCTGTTCCGGCCGCATCGATCCGCTCTTCATCGTCCGTTCTCTCATGAACGGCGCGGACGGAGTGCTCGTGTCCGGCTGTCATCCCCGGGATTGCCACTACGCCGAAGGCAACTTCTATGCCCGGCGCAGGCTCGAAATGCTCAAGCGCTTCCTGCCCATAACCGGCATCGATGCGCGCCGTTTCGAATACACCTGGGTTTCGGCCTCGGAAGGTCAGCGTTGGCAGCATGTGGTCACGGAGTTCACGCGCCGCATCCATGAGCTCGGCCCCGCGCCGACCTTCAACCCGGCGTCCGAAGCGGACTGGAACACGCTGGCCGTCCAGGCTGGTCAGGGGCAGACTTGCCCGTGTCACGGATAG
- a CDS encoding 4Fe-4S dicluster domain-containing protein, giving the protein MERFITKENLIRLAEELTATCRVLAPVASCGTVTFRRFLPGMVLDMHSRMAAVSPKAATFPQTETLLTVKREIPEKKPEITETLPEGKNVVIGCRPCGARGKLIFNPVYETDKTKDPYYITRRDNTVFISLACDRPETTCFCHSVGSGPADAEGSDVLLTLVGEGYVARSVTPAGEEVMKSSLFADAGDKGKEADAKNVRARELMGEAHDYASAPAQLLARFDDMDFWQAQSAKCISCGACTYMCPTCYCFNITDDDLGLESRRIRSWDNCMSHTFTLEGSGHNPRPTKAHRLKNRVGHKFSYYPDLHKGVIACCGCGRCIKQCPAGVDIRQIVKAAQEYSE; this is encoded by the coding sequence ATGGAACGATTCATAACAAAAGAGAACCTCATCCGTTTGGCCGAGGAGCTGACCGCCACCTGCCGCGTGCTCGCGCCCGTGGCCAGTTGCGGCACCGTGACCTTCCGCCGTTTTCTGCCGGGGATGGTCCTTGACATGCACTCGCGCATGGCGGCCGTCTCCCCCAAGGCCGCGACCTTTCCGCAGACGGAAACCCTGCTGACGGTCAAGCGCGAGATCCCGGAGAAGAAGCCGGAAATCACCGAGACCCTGCCCGAGGGCAAGAACGTGGTCATCGGCTGCCGTCCGTGCGGGGCACGCGGCAAGCTCATCTTCAATCCGGTCTACGAAACGGACAAGACCAAGGATCCCTACTATATTACGCGTCGGGACAACACGGTCTTCATTTCGCTGGCCTGCGACCGTCCCGAGACGACCTGTTTCTGTCACAGCGTGGGCAGCGGTCCTGCCGATGCGGAAGGTTCCGACGTGCTCCTGACCCTGGTCGGGGAAGGGTATGTGGCGCGTTCGGTCACGCCTGCCGGCGAGGAAGTCATGAAGTCTTCCCTCTTCGCGGACGCGGGCGACAAGGGCAAGGAAGCCGACGCCAAGAACGTGAGGGCCAGGGAGCTGATGGGCGAGGCCCACGATTACGCTTCGGCCCCGGCCCAGCTTCTGGCCCGCTTCGACGACATGGACTTCTGGCAGGCCCAGTCGGCCAAGTGCATCTCCTGCGGAGCCTGCACCTACATGTGTCCGACCTGCTACTGCTTCAACATCACCGACGACGACCTGGGCCTTGAGAGCCGGCGCATCCGCTCCTGGGACAACTGCATGTCCCACACCTTCACCCTGGAAGGCAGCGGCCACAACCCGCGTCCGACCAAGGCGCATCGTCTGAAGAACCGCGTCGGGCACAAGTTCAGCTACTATCCGGACCTGCACAAGGGCGTCATCGCCTGTTGCGGATGCGGCCGGTGCATCAAGCAGTGCCCCGCCGGAGTCGATATCCGGCAGATCGTGAAAGCAGCACAGGAGTACTCCGAATGA